A region from the Benincasa hispida cultivar B227 chromosome 10, ASM972705v1, whole genome shotgun sequence genome encodes:
- the LOC120089503 gene encoding UDP-xylose transporter 1 — protein sequence MGEISSFQLGVIGALFLSVASSVSIVICNKALMSNLGFPFATTLTSWHLMVTYCTLHVAHRLNLFESKPIDTKTVVLFGMLNGISIGFLNLSLGFNSVGFYQMTKLAIIPFTVMLETIFLKKQFSSKIRLSLFLLLVGVGIASITDLQLNFMGTVLSLLAIITTCVGQILTNTIQKRLSVSSTQLLYQSAPFQAAILFVSGPFLDQCLTKKNVFAYKYSPVVLAFIILSCLISVSVNFSTFLVIGKTSPVTYQVLGHLKTCLVLGFGYTLLHDPFTERNLIGILIAIGGMGLYSYFCTQESKKKQGDLSLGSQIKDKETAALLAGVHQDKENHEVKKLNKDSLV from the exons ATGGGAGAAATCTCAAGCTTTCAATTGGGTGTCATTGGAGCACTCTTCTTATCAGTGGCATCCTCTGTCTCCATCGTCATCTGTAATAAAGCTCTCATGAGCAACCTTGGCTTCCCTTTCG CAACTACTCTGACTAGTTGGCATCTGATGGTCACATATTGCACTCTTCATGTGGCTCATCGCTTAAACTTGTTTGAATCGAAACCAATCGACACGAAGACTGTTGTACTATTTGGGATGCTCAATGGCATCTCCATTGGATTTCTTAACTTGAGCTTGGGATTCAATTCCGTTGGATTCTACCAG ATGACAAAACTTGCAATCATTCCATTCACTGTTATGTTAGAgactatttttcttaaaaaacaatTCAG CTCCAAGATTAGgctctctctcttcctcttgCTGGTTGGAGTTGGTATTGCCTCTATCACTGATCTTCAGCTCAATTTTATGGGAACTGTTCTTTCTCTCTTGGCTATCATAACAACCTGTGTTGGCCAAATT CTCACAAACACTATTCAGAAAAGGCTGAGTGTATCTTCTACACAGCTGCTATATCAGTCTGCTCCATTTCAAGCAGCTATTTTATTTGTATCTGGCCCTTTCTTAGACCAATGTCTCACCAAGAAAAATGTGTTTGCTTACAAGTATTCTCCCGTGGTTTTG GCTTTTATCATCCTTTCATGTCTGATATCTGTGTCAGTCAACTTTAGCACATTTTTGGTGATCGGAAAGACGTCGCCTGTGACATATCAGGTGCTCGGCCACCTCAAGACATGCCTTGTTCTTGGCTTTGGCTATACTCTTCTTCATGATCCTTTCACTGAGAGAAACCTCATTGGAATTCTAATAGCCATTGGTGGGATGGGCTTGTATTCATATTTTTGTACCCAAGAGAGTAAAAAGAAGCAGGGTGATCTCTCTTTAGGATCTCAG ATAAAAGACAAGGAAACAGCAGCTCTTCTGGCAGGAGTTCATCAAGATAAAGAAAACCATGAAGTGAAGAAATTAAACAAGGATTCTCTGGTTTAA